One Nocardia sp. BMG111209 DNA segment encodes these proteins:
- the hydA gene encoding dihydropyrimidinase, with protein MSTTLIRGGTVVSATGSQLLDVLIDGETIAAVLRPGATVLGADPAAVADTVIDATGKYVIPGGVDGHTHMQMPFGGTEASDTFETGTRAAAFGGTTTIVDFAVQTPGIRVQDSLASWHEKADGKCAIDYGFHQIVGDVTDESLKGMAELVSEGVTSFKLFMAYPGVFYSDDGKILRAMQTAADLGALLMMHAENGIAIDVLVAQSLQRGDTAPYFHGTSRPWQLEEEATHRAIMLAHVTGAPLYVVHVSAKQALEQIAVARGNGQNVFGETCPQYLYLSLEEQLGAPGFEGAKWVCSTPLRSRAEGHQDELWRYIRTGDVTSVATDHCPFCMKDQKEMGIGDFSKIPNGIGSVEHRMDLMFQGVKDGRISLERWVDVCCTTPARMFGMYPRKGVVSPGADADLVVYDPNGHTGIGLGRTHHMNMDYSAYEGFEIDGHVDTVLSRGRVIVDGGAYLGNAGYGRFVRRDLSQNLL; from the coding sequence ATGAGCACGACCCTGATTCGTGGCGGAACGGTGGTGTCCGCCACGGGATCTCAGCTTCTCGACGTCCTGATCGACGGCGAGACCATCGCCGCGGTGCTGCGTCCGGGCGCCACCGTGCTCGGCGCCGACCCGGCCGCCGTCGCCGACACGGTGATCGACGCCACCGGGAAGTACGTCATCCCCGGCGGCGTCGACGGGCACACCCATATGCAGATGCCCTTCGGCGGCACCGAGGCGTCCGACACCTTCGAAACCGGCACCCGCGCAGCGGCTTTCGGTGGCACCACCACCATCGTCGACTTCGCGGTGCAGACGCCGGGTATCCGGGTACAGGATTCGCTGGCTTCGTGGCACGAGAAGGCCGACGGGAAGTGCGCGATCGACTACGGCTTCCATCAGATCGTCGGCGACGTCACCGACGAATCCCTGAAGGGCATGGCCGAACTGGTGAGCGAGGGCGTCACCAGCTTCAAACTGTTCATGGCCTATCCGGGGGTGTTCTACTCCGACGACGGCAAGATCCTGCGCGCCATGCAGACCGCCGCCGATCTGGGCGCCCTGCTGATGATGCACGCCGAGAACGGGATCGCCATCGACGTGCTGGTCGCGCAGTCGTTGCAGCGCGGCGACACCGCGCCGTACTTCCACGGCACCTCGCGGCCGTGGCAGCTGGAGGAGGAGGCCACGCACCGGGCGATCATGCTCGCGCACGTCACCGGGGCGCCGCTGTACGTGGTGCACGTCTCGGCGAAACAGGCCCTGGAGCAGATCGCCGTGGCGCGCGGCAACGGGCAGAACGTCTTCGGCGAGACCTGTCCGCAGTACCTCTACCTGTCGCTCGAGGAACAGTTGGGCGCACCGGGTTTCGAGGGCGCCAAGTGGGTGTGCTCGACGCCGCTGCGGTCCCGCGCCGAGGGGCATCAGGACGAACTGTGGCGCTACATCCGCACCGGTGACGTCACCAGCGTGGCCACCGATCACTGCCCCTTCTGCATGAAGGATCAGAAGGAGATGGGGATCGGCGATTTCAGCAAGATCCCCAACGGGATCGGCAGCGTGGAGCATCGGATGGACCTGATGTTCCAGGGCGTCAAGGACGGCCGGATCAGCCTGGAACGCTGGGTGGACGTCTGCTGCACCACCCCGGCGCGGATGTTCGGGATGTATCCGCGCAAGGGTGTCGTCTCGCCGGGCGCCGATGCGGACCTGGTCGTGTACGACCCCAACGGGCACACCGGCATCGGGCTCGGCAGGACCCATCACATGAACATGGACTACTCGGCCTACGAGGGTTTCGAGATCGACGGTCATGTGGACACGGTGCTGTCGCGCGGGCGGGTGATCGTCGACGGCGGCGCCTATCTCGGTAACGCCGGGTACGGCCGCTTCGTGCGCCGCGACCTGTCCCAGAACCTCCTCTGA
- a CDS encoding TIGR03842 family LLM class F420-dependent oxidoreductase, with protein sequence MDIGVVLQCTPPSSRVVELARVAETHGFSHVWTFDSHLLWQEPYVIYSRILAVTRKVMVGPMVTNPSTRDWTVTASTFATLNEMYGNRTICGIGRGDSAVRTLGGRPANLATLRESIAVIRELGNGRSARVGDTTVRFPWAADSRLEVWAAGYGPRALDLTGEVADGFILQLADPDIAAWTIARVRAAAERAGRDPAAVSICVAAPAYVTDGSVAALKHAREQCRWFGGMVGNHVADIVAKYGADSDVPAALTEYIAGRTGYDYNQHGRAGNTHADFVPDAIVDRFCLLGTPDEHLARLRELEALGVDQFAVYLQHDAKTATLEAYGEQILPRLPAPVTATESAS encoded by the coding sequence ATGGACATCGGCGTGGTGTTGCAGTGCACACCGCCGTCGTCGCGGGTGGTCGAGCTCGCGAGAGTGGCGGAGACACACGGTTTCTCGCACGTGTGGACGTTCGACTCGCATCTGTTGTGGCAGGAGCCGTACGTCATCTACAGCCGGATCCTCGCCGTCACCCGCAAGGTGATGGTGGGGCCGATGGTGACCAATCCGTCGACGCGGGACTGGACGGTCACCGCGTCGACGTTCGCGACCCTCAACGAGATGTACGGCAATCGCACCATCTGCGGTATCGGCCGGGGCGATTCGGCGGTCCGTACCCTCGGCGGCCGGCCCGCGAATCTGGCGACGCTGCGTGAATCCATCGCGGTGATCCGGGAACTGGGCAACGGCCGCAGCGCTCGCGTCGGCGACACCACCGTCCGGTTCCCGTGGGCCGCGGACTCCCGGCTCGAGGTGTGGGCGGCCGGATACGGCCCGCGCGCACTGGATCTCACCGGTGAGGTCGCCGACGGCTTCATCCTGCAACTGGCCGATCCGGACATCGCTGCGTGGACGATCGCCCGGGTCCGGGCCGCCGCCGAACGCGCCGGTCGCGACCCGGCGGCGGTGTCGATCTGTGTGGCCGCCCCCGCCTACGTGACCGACGGTTCGGTCGCCGCGCTGAAACACGCTCGGGAGCAATGCCGCTGGTTCGGCGGCATGGTCGGCAACCACGTGGCCGACATCGTCGCGAAATACGGCGCGGACAGCGATGTTCCGGCCGCGCTCACCGAATATATCGCCGGCCGTACCGGTTACGACTACAACCAGCACGGCCGGGCCGGCAACACCCATGCCGACTTCGTGCCGGACGCCATCGTGGACCGGTTCTGCCTGCTCGGCACCCCCGACGAACACCTGGCCCGGCTGCGCGAACTGGAGGCCCTCGGCGTCGACCAGTTCGCCGTCTACCTCCAGCACGACGCCAAGACCGCCACCCTGGAGGCCTACGGCGAGCAGATCCTGCCGCGCCTGCCCGCGCCGGTGACCGCGACCGAGAGCGCGTCATGA
- a CDS encoding ABC transporter permease — MLRSAAGKSRGLVRGVGARPRGRAMTVVDDVVDIVVAQQESANERGRVGRRFVRWLYPVAAFVLVAVVWELIKDLVPAQGVSVGGQRVLPRTTDGALPHMWAVLTVLGERDGHRTVGETLLHTAGFTFGLALLALVLGTVVGVALAVVMQRFAWVERGLLPYVVVSQTVPLIALAPLVAGWGGRIAIGGQPWQPWMSIVVIAAYLVFFPVAIGTLRGLQSPSQAAVELLHSFAAGRWATLLRLRLPAAVPYLLPALRLAAAASVIGAVVAEISTGTAGGIGRQIIVFSQQSTGNAARLYAAVFAAALLGVLLTGLVSLAELALRRYSRPAGAAR, encoded by the coding sequence GTGTTGCGTAGCGCTGCCGGGAAGTCGCGCGGCCTGGTCCGCGGCGTCGGCGCGCGGCCTCGGGGGCGTGCCATGACCGTGGTGGACGATGTCGTCGATATCGTGGTGGCACAGCAGGAATCGGCGAACGAGCGGGGGCGCGTCGGGCGGCGGTTCGTGCGGTGGCTGTATCCGGTGGCCGCTTTCGTGCTGGTGGCGGTGGTCTGGGAGCTGATCAAGGATCTGGTGCCCGCCCAGGGTGTGAGCGTCGGCGGGCAGCGGGTGCTGCCGCGCACCACCGACGGGGCGCTGCCGCACATGTGGGCGGTGCTCACCGTGCTGGGGGAGCGGGACGGGCATCGGACCGTCGGTGAAACACTGTTGCACACCGCCGGTTTCACCTTCGGGCTGGCACTGCTGGCGCTGGTGCTGGGCACCGTGGTCGGGGTGGCGCTGGCGGTGGTGATGCAGCGGTTCGCCTGGGTGGAGCGCGGGCTGCTGCCGTATGTCGTGGTGTCGCAGACGGTTCCGTTGATCGCGCTGGCGCCGCTGGTGGCGGGCTGGGGTGGGCGGATCGCGATCGGCGGGCAGCCGTGGCAGCCCTGGATGAGCATCGTGGTGATCGCCGCCTATCTGGTGTTCTTCCCGGTCGCCATCGGCACGCTGCGTGGCCTGCAGTCGCCGTCGCAGGCGGCCGTGGAACTGCTGCACAGTTTCGCGGCGGGCCGGTGGGCGACGCTGCTGCGGCTGCGGTTGCCCGCGGCGGTGCCGTATCTGCTGCCCGCGCTGCGGCTGGCGGCCGCGGCGTCGGTGATCGGCGCGGTGGTCGCGGAGATCTCCACCGGTACCGCCGGCGGTATCGGCCGGCAGATCATCGTCTTCTCGCAGCAGTCCACCGGGAACGCCGCCCGGCTGTACGCGGCCGTGTTCGCCGCGGCCCTGCTCGGAGTGCTGCTGACCGGCCTGGTCTCGCTCGCCGAACTGGCCCTGCGCCGGTACAGCCGCCCGGCCGGCGCCGCTCGATGA
- a CDS encoding ABC transporter ATP-binding protein: MEVNTDPAGVAAVELSGVGKVYPAGAVTALRDITLTVAAGEFVSLIGPSGCGKSTLLRIVADLEQPTSGTVAVHGKSPHRARLDQDYGIAFQQAGLLDWRTVQENVELPLELHRVAKRERRARSAELLEMTGLADFARRFPGELSGGMQQRVAIARALARKPPLLLMDEPFGALDEMTRERMQGELLRITGETGAAVVFVTHSIPEAVFLSDRVVVMSPRPGRITAIIETGSPGRTAPADVDIRADETFFEAVAAVREALRRGHDPAPDSASGAESLVSAERNAVSGRDVR; encoded by the coding sequence ATGGAAGTGAATACGGACCCGGCCGGGGTCGCGGCCGTCGAGCTGAGCGGGGTGGGGAAGGTGTATCCCGCCGGTGCGGTGACGGCGTTGCGCGACATCACGCTGACGGTGGCGGCGGGGGAGTTCGTCTCGCTGATCGGTCCGTCCGGGTGCGGCAAGTCGACCCTGCTGCGGATCGTCGCCGATCTGGAGCAGCCGACCTCGGGAACCGTTGCGGTGCACGGCAAGTCGCCGCATCGGGCGCGGCTGGACCAGGACTACGGCATCGCCTTCCAGCAGGCCGGGCTGCTGGACTGGCGGACGGTGCAGGAGAACGTCGAACTGCCGCTGGAACTGCACAGGGTAGCCAAGCGCGAACGGCGTGCCCGCAGTGCGGAATTGCTGGAGATGACCGGTCTGGCAGACTTCGCTCGCCGATTTCCCGGCGAGCTGTCCGGCGGTATGCAGCAGCGGGTGGCCATCGCCCGCGCGCTGGCCCGCAAACCCCCGCTGCTGCTGATGGACGAACCCTTCGGCGCCCTCGACGAGATGACCCGGGAACGCATGCAGGGCGAACTGCTTCGCATCACCGGCGAAACCGGTGCGGCCGTGGTCTTCGTGACGCATTCGATTCCGGAGGCGGTGTTCCTGTCCGACCGCGTCGTGGTGATGTCGCCACGGCCGGGCCGGATCACGGCGATCATCGAGACCGGCAGTCCGGGCCGCACGGCTCCCGCCGATGTCGACATCCGCGCCGACGAGACGTTCTTCGAGGCCGTGGCGGCGGTCCGGGAGGCACTGCGTCGCGGGCACGACCCGGCGCCGGATTCGGCATCGGGTGCCGAATCCCTCGTGTCGGCCGAACGAAACGCTGTGTCGGGCAGGGATGTTCGATGA
- a CDS encoding ABC transporter permease yields the protein MKVWLPPIAVGVLLLAVWQLLTVAAGLPSFLLPAPSAIAAAIGDNGHNIVAAALATGGNALVGLVAGALLGIVAAALAVRFAPVDGLLGPLAAAAAAVPIVALAPLLNSMYSTTTDLPRRLVATIVVFFPVYVSTLKGLRQVPRVHADLMTAYAATGWQITRTVRLPAALPHLFTGLRIAAPGAVIAALIAEYFGGLQHGLGSRITSAAANTAYPRAWAYVAAAMVLGLLFLAAVLLLERLTRRPRIIGWRRK from the coding sequence ATGAAGGTGTGGCTCCCGCCGATCGCGGTGGGCGTGTTGTTGCTGGCCGTGTGGCAGCTGCTGACGGTCGCCGCCGGGCTGCCGTCGTTCCTGTTGCCCGCCCCCAGCGCCATCGCCGCGGCGATCGGCGACAACGGGCACAACATCGTTGCGGCCGCGCTCGCCACCGGTGGTAACGCGCTGGTCGGGCTGGTGGCCGGCGCGCTGCTCGGCATCGTCGCGGCGGCGCTGGCGGTGCGGTTCGCGCCGGTGGACGGGCTGCTCGGGCCGCTGGCGGCCGCGGCGGCCGCAGTGCCGATCGTCGCGCTCGCGCCGCTGCTGAACTCGATGTATTCCACCACCACCGATCTGCCGCGGCGGCTGGTCGCGACGATCGTGGTGTTCTTCCCCGTCTACGTCAGCACGCTGAAGGGCCTGCGGCAGGTGCCGCGGGTGCACGCGGATCTGATGACCGCCTACGCCGCCACCGGCTGGCAGATCACCCGTACCGTGCGGCTGCCGGCGGCGCTGCCGCATCTGTTCACCGGGCTGCGGATCGCTGCACCCGGCGCGGTCATCGCCGCGCTCATCGCCGAATACTTCGGCGGCCTGCAACACGGCCTGGGCAGCCGGATCACCTCCGCGGCGGCGAATACCGCCTACCCGCGGGCGTGGGCCTATGTGGCCGCCGCGATGGTGCTCGGCCTGCTGTTCCTGGCGGCCGTGCTGCTCCTCGAACGACTCACCCGTCGGCCCCGCATCATCGGATGGAGAAGGAAATGA
- a CDS encoding ABC transporter substrate-binding protein, protein MITRTRTLRACLGVVAIGLATLTGCSTTSDTTNATSQSGLTTVKLQLQWFKQGQFAGYLAAVDQGFYKEQGLDVRILDGGTDIVPQTVLAQGQADYAIAWVPKALASREAGAGITDVAQVYRRSGTKQVAFKSANITGPAGLKGKKVGNWGYGNEFELFAGMTKAGLDPAKDVTLVQQQFDMNAFLSHDIDAAQAMSYNEYAQLLEVKNPATGKLYTADDFTTIDWNDQGVAMLQDAIWANTAKLKDSAYQDRTVKFIAASLKGWAFCRDHVDKCRDITVAAGSTLGASHQQWQINEVNKLIWPAPGGVGTIDKDAWDRTVGIAEQTKNQEGHTVLTKAPDADAYTNEYVTKALDLLKTQGVDVTGTGFQAQAVTLAEGGK, encoded by the coding sequence ATGATCACCCGCACACGGACATTGCGCGCCTGTCTGGGGGTGGTGGCCATCGGCCTGGCCACCCTCACCGGATGTAGTACCACCTCGGACACCACGAACGCGACCTCGCAGTCGGGCCTCACCACGGTGAAGTTGCAGTTGCAGTGGTTCAAACAGGGCCAGTTCGCGGGCTATCTGGCGGCCGTCGACCAGGGCTTCTACAAGGAGCAGGGGCTGGACGTCCGGATCCTCGACGGCGGTACCGATATCGTGCCGCAGACGGTACTGGCACAGGGCCAGGCCGACTACGCGATCGCGTGGGTGCCGAAGGCGCTGGCCTCGCGCGAGGCCGGGGCCGGGATCACCGATGTCGCTCAGGTGTACCGGCGTTCGGGTACGAAACAGGTGGCGTTCAAGTCCGCGAACATCACCGGGCCCGCCGGCCTGAAGGGTAAGAAGGTCGGAAACTGGGGCTACGGCAACGAATTCGAGCTGTTCGCCGGTATGACGAAGGCGGGGCTGGATCCGGCGAAGGATGTCACCCTGGTGCAGCAGCAGTTCGACATGAACGCCTTCCTGTCGCACGATATCGATGCCGCGCAGGCGATGTCGTACAACGAGTACGCGCAGCTGCTCGAGGTGAAGAATCCGGCCACCGGAAAGCTGTACACGGCAGACGATTTCACCACGATCGACTGGAACGATCAGGGCGTGGCCATGTTGCAGGACGCGATCTGGGCCAACACCGCGAAGCTGAAGGACAGCGCCTATCAGGACCGGACGGTGAAATTCATCGCGGCGTCGCTGAAGGGCTGGGCGTTCTGCCGCGATCATGTGGACAAGTGCCGCGACATCACGGTCGCGGCCGGCTCGACGCTGGGCGCCAGCCATCAGCAGTGGCAGATCAACGAGGTCAACAAGCTGATCTGGCCGGCGCCCGGCGGGGTCGGCACGATCGATAAGGACGCCTGGGACCGGACGGTCGGGATCGCGGAGCAGACGAAGAATCAGGAGGGCCACACGGTGCTGACGAAGGCGCCGGACGCCGACGCCTATACGAACGAGTACGTCACCAAGGCGCTGGATCTGCTGAAGACCCAGGGCGTGGACGTCACCGGCACCGGATTCCAGGCACAGGCGGTGACGCTGGCCGAGGGCGGCAAGTAG
- a CDS encoding NUDIX domain-containing protein: MSEVIAVYDAAGRPVGAEERAVVYERGLWHASAGVLVRSRDGDRVYVHRRTETKSVFAGMHDCLAGGVVGPGEDPAVAAVRELAEELGVELGPGDETPAPRARVAWDGQWAGRPMRCHVFAYEVRHDGPFRHQPEEVADGWWWTDAELLEHLADPRWPFVPDTRVVLPEVLRAPR; the protein is encoded by the coding sequence ATGAGCGAGGTGATCGCGGTCTACGACGCCGCCGGTCGGCCCGTCGGCGCCGAGGAACGCGCGGTCGTCTACGAGCGCGGACTGTGGCATGCCAGCGCCGGGGTGCTGGTGCGTTCCCGCGACGGCGACCGGGTGTACGTGCACCGCCGCACCGAGACCAAATCCGTGTTCGCCGGTATGCACGACTGCCTGGCGGGTGGCGTGGTCGGGCCGGGCGAGGATCCGGCCGTCGCCGCGGTGCGGGAACTGGCCGAGGAACTCGGCGTCGAACTCGGACCGGGCGACGAGACCCCCGCGCCGCGAGCGCGCGTCGCCTGGGACGGGCAGTGGGCCGGGCGGCCGATGCGCTGTCACGTGTTCGCCTACGAGGTGCGTCACGACGGGCCGTTCCGGCATCAGCCCGAGGAGGTCGCCGACGGTTGGTGGTGGACCGACGCGGAATTGCTCGAACACCTGGCGGATCCGCGGTGGCCGTTCGTGCCCGACACCCGCGTGGTCCTCCCGGAGGTGTTGCGCGCACCCCGTTGA
- a CDS encoding LamB/YcsF family protein yields the protein MIDLNSDLGEGFGAWSMGDDIALLDVVTSANIACGFHAGDPSIMRRTCAAAVERGVRIGAHVSYRDLAGFGRRAIAVSPRELADENLYQIGALDACARAAGDRVRYVKPHGALYHSAAADPEIATAVVSALTAFGGLALLGPPGSELEHAAAAAGIPFHAEGFADRGYSPAGTLVPRGAPGDILHPMDAVAQALSIAVGGTARDATGADVPVAVRSLCVHGDSPSAVAMARSIRDVLTGEGVELRAFT from the coding sequence ATGATCGATCTGAACAGTGACCTCGGTGAGGGCTTCGGCGCCTGGTCGATGGGTGACGACATCGCCCTGCTGGACGTCGTGACCAGCGCGAACATCGCCTGCGGTTTCCACGCCGGGGATCCGTCGATCATGCGGCGGACCTGTGCGGCGGCCGTCGAACGCGGGGTGCGGATCGGCGCGCACGTCTCCTACCGGGATCTCGCCGGATTCGGCCGCCGCGCGATCGCGGTGTCGCCGAGGGAACTGGCCGACGAAAACCTGTACCAGATCGGGGCATTGGACGCGTGCGCGCGGGCGGCCGGAGATCGGGTCCGGTATGTGAAACCGCATGGGGCGCTGTACCATTCGGCCGCCGCCGATCCGGAGATCGCGACGGCGGTGGTGTCGGCGCTCACCGCGTTCGGCGGCCTCGCCCTGCTCGGACCGCCGGGCTCGGAACTCGAGCACGCGGCCGCCGCGGCCGGAATCCCCTTCCACGCCGAGGGATTCGCCGACCGGGGATACTCGCCGGCCGGAACCCTGGTGCCGCGCGGCGCACCCGGCGACATCCTGCACCCGATGGACGCGGTGGCCCAGGCCCTCTCGATCGCCGTCGGCGGCACGGCCCGGGACGCGACCGGCGCCGACGTGCCGGTCGCGGTCCGAAGCCTGTGTGTGCACGGCGATTCGCCCAGCGCGGTGGCGATGGCCCGGTCCATCCGGGACGTACTGACCGGCGAGGGCGTCGAGTTGCGGGCCTTCACATGA
- a CDS encoding allophanate hydrolase subunit 1 has protein sequence MTGLRIRPAGDRALLLEPPDRDALAALTGRLRERTVDGVADILPAARTVLVTLSPGSDPDAVAQLLREAAASAPPGGDHDSGEPIVIPVHYDGADLPDAARLLGISEQELIARHAGYEWHCAFVGFAPGFGYLEAPQANLSVPRRDRSLTAVPAGSVALAGGYSAVYPRRSPGGWQLIGHTDTVLWDLTRPDPALLRPGSRVRFAVADR, from the coding sequence ATGACCGGATTGCGGATCCGCCCGGCCGGTGATCGCGCACTGCTGCTGGAACCACCGGACCGGGATGCGCTGGCGGCGTTGACCGGTCGACTGCGGGAGCGGACGGTCGACGGCGTCGCCGACATCCTCCCGGCCGCCCGGACCGTCCTGGTGACCCTGTCGCCCGGCTCGGACCCCGACGCCGTGGCCCAGCTGTTGCGGGAGGCGGCGGCGAGCGCACCTCCCGGCGGAGACCACGACAGCGGCGAGCCGATCGTGATCCCGGTGCACTACGACGGCGCCGATCTCCCCGATGCCGCACGGCTGCTGGGTATTTCGGAGCAGGAGCTGATCGCCCGCCACGCCGGATACGAATGGCATTGCGCCTTCGTCGGTTTCGCCCCCGGATTCGGCTACCTCGAAGCGCCGCAGGCGAATCTGTCGGTCCCGCGCCGGGATCGGTCGCTCACCGCGGTACCCGCCGGATCCGTCGCCCTGGCCGGCGGTTACAGCGCCGTCTACCCCCGCCGCTCACCCGGCGGCTGGCAGCTCATCGGCCACACCGACACCGTCCTCTGGGACCTCACCCGCCCGGACCCGGCCCTGCTCCGCCCCGGCAGCCGGGTGCGCTTCGCCGTGGCCGATCGATGA
- a CDS encoding biotin-dependent carboxyltransferase family protein, translated as MSGRVRVVAPGVFSTIQDRGRAGWFHAGVGVSGAADRASFALANRLVGNDESAAAIECVLGGLWVEVDGPMVAAVTGAPVPISVDGRAEPPASVLYLRRGSRLRLGTAAAGLRCYLAVRGGFEPPAVLGSRSRDTLAGIGPEPLAADTELPVGTAPRGWPEVAVAPVAPMTTGTVTARVWIGPRDDRFTRPGDLCAGTWRVSADIDRVGVRLDRADGPPLVRRDTTELPTEGMPLGAIQVPPSGQPVVFLADHPITGGYPVVGTVVDADVDLFAQVRPGQLVRFRNDTQPRRGGGPVRVP; from the coding sequence GTGAGCGGCAGGGTGCGGGTGGTGGCGCCGGGGGTGTTCAGCACGATCCAGGATCGGGGGCGGGCCGGGTGGTTCCACGCCGGGGTCGGGGTGTCCGGGGCGGCGGATCGGGCGTCGTTCGCGCTGGCGAATCGCTTGGTGGGCAACGACGAATCGGCCGCCGCGATCGAATGTGTGCTCGGTGGGCTGTGGGTGGAGGTCGACGGGCCGATGGTGGCGGCCGTGACCGGTGCGCCGGTGCCGATCAGTGTCGACGGGCGGGCCGAGCCGCCGGCGTCGGTGCTGTATCTGCGGCGGGGTAGCCGGTTGCGGCTGGGTACGGCGGCGGCGGGGTTGCGATGTTATCTGGCGGTGCGTGGTGGGTTCGAGCCGCCGGCGGTGCTGGGGTCGCGCAGTCGCGACACGCTGGCCGGGATCGGGCCGGAGCCGCTCGCGGCCGATACCGAACTCCCGGTCGGCACGGCGCCGCGGGGCTGGCCGGAGGTGGCGGTCGCGCCGGTCGCGCCGATGACGACGGGGACGGTGACGGCCCGGGTGTGGATCGGTCCGCGCGACGACCGGTTCACCCGGCCCGGCGATCTGTGTGCCGGGACCTGGCGGGTGTCCGCCGATATCGATCGGGTCGGGGTGCGGCTGGATCGAGCCGACGGGCCGCCGCTGGTCCGCCGGGACACCACGGAACTGCCGACCGAGGGGATGCCGTTGGGGGCGATCCAGGTGCCGCCCTCGGGGCAGCCGGTCGTCTTCCTCGCCGATCACCCGATCACCGGCGGTTATCCGGTGGTGGGGACGGTCGTGGACGCGGACGTCGACCTGTTCGCCCAGGTGCGGCCGGGGCAACTGGTGCGATTCCGGAACGACACGCAACCGCGGCGTGGCGGCGGTCCGGTTCGCGTACCGTGA
- a CDS encoding nitroreductase family deazaflavin-dependent oxidoreductase has translation MPLPQGLAKFNRVVTNQITGVVAGRLPGFGIVVHTGRKSGRVYRTPVNVFVHDGRYRIALTYGPGSDWVRNVLAAGRFELESAGHTLTLTDPVVQHDPDSRWAPIGVRQVLGAVSAPDFLEARRGDAPA, from the coding sequence ATGCCGCTGCCGCAGGGTCTGGCGAAGTTCAACCGGGTCGTGACCAATCAGATCACCGGGGTGGTCGCCGGTCGGCTGCCCGGATTCGGGATCGTCGTACACACCGGGCGGAAATCCGGCCGGGTCTACCGGACACCGGTCAACGTGTTCGTCCACGACGGCCGGTACCGGATCGCACTGACCTACGGGCCCGGTTCGGACTGGGTCCGGAATGTGCTGGCCGCCGGGCGATTCGAGCTCGAGTCCGCCGGGCACACCCTCACGCTCACCGACCCGGTCGTGCAGCACGATCCGGATTCGCGCTGGGCGCCGATCGGGGTGCGGCAGGTGCTCGGCGCGGTGTCGGCGCCGGACTTCCTGGAGGCCCGCCGGGGGGATGCGCCGGCCTGA
- a CDS encoding nitroreductase family deazaflavin-dependent oxidoreductase — protein MTTNPYGTPSTSGPMPMNGRQHLVNRFVRGLFRLPVLGGLVGRRLLILYVVGRKTGKEYAIPLAYTRHDGALVIGARKHPWVRNLRADVPVQISTGGPRRTADAKVFTDAENVQRLYEVVARDNRQNARYNGIGFDADGNPNKADLYQTWQLGGAIVQLTPR, from the coding sequence ATGACCACCAACCCGTACGGCACGCCGTCCACCTCCGGCCCGATGCCGATGAACGGCCGCCAGCACCTCGTGAATCGTTTCGTGCGCGGACTGTTCCGCCTGCCCGTACTCGGCGGCCTGGTCGGACGGCGCCTGCTGATCCTGTACGTGGTGGGTCGCAAGACCGGCAAGGAGTACGCGATCCCGCTGGCCTACACCCGCCACGACGGCGCGCTGGTGATCGGCGCCCGCAAACATCCGTGGGTGCGCAATCTGCGCGCGGACGTACCGGTACAGATCTCGACCGGCGGCCCGCGCCGCACCGCCGACGCGAAGGTCTTCACCGACGCCGAGAACGTGCAGCGGCTGTACGAGGTCGTCGCCCGCGACAACCGGCAGAACGCCAGGTACAACGGCATCGGCTTCGACGCCGACGGCAACCCGAACAAGGCCGATCTCTACCAGACCTGGCAACTCGGCGGCGCGATCGTCCAGCTGACCCCGCGCTGA